The Buteo buteo chromosome 15, bButBut1.hap1.1, whole genome shotgun sequence genome includes the window GCTGGTGATACGTCATTAGCAAAGCTGTCAGTAACTGCTTATTTTCCTTATGCTAAGAGAATGAAGAATTAGTTCATGGTTAGTCTCTATAACTTTTAGAGGTCAGCGAGAAATGTGATACAGACTTTACTGGTGATCTCTTATCGCTTGTTTTATGCTGGAGGTCAAACTAAATAAGTTAAGTGAGTGTTTTATGGACTTAGCTTTTGTGTATATGACCTAATACTAATCAATGTGACTTCTTAATATGAATTGTGTAGGACTGGACAAGCCTCTTAGTTTTCCCATGATGCTTTGGCTGTGTATAgcaaagggaggagaaaaatattatgGAGAGTGAAAGCAGAGAAACCTTGAAGTGCTTCAGGCTGCCAGGTGGAGGGAGCTATTGCTTTGTGTGGTATGTGAGGGTGGAAGTAAATGGGTATCCTATTTGTGTGGTTGTCCCTTTTTTGTCATTGGGCAAAACCTCTGTACTACATGATAGTGTTGTGTTCAGGGACCACTGAACAATGGTTgtgtcttcctcttctctttacAGGGTGGATCACTTGTACACATTTTTTGTTCAGTGGTCACCGGAAATATATGGGAAAGATGCCAAAGAGCAAGGGTTTGTTGTGGTAGAAAAGGAGGAGCTTGACATGATAGACAACTTCTTCAGTGAACCCACTACTAAAAGCTGGGAGGTGAGTGCTTTTTTGCCTTTACATGAAGAGTGTGCATCCTCTGTTAAGAACTTCAgcactttctcttttgctgatttttatggTGTTTCTGTATAATGCTTGCTGCTTCATGTAGAAGTCTCTTCAAGGCTCATTATCTGTCTCACAAATGTACTCATATTCCTTCAGACATCTCTTCTCTCCCTAGAAAGAGCAGGCAAACAACTGGGAGCTCTCTGCTGTGCAACCAGCAGAAGTTGTGTAAATATTCTGGTTATGCGATGTTAGCCTTTTGTAAAACTATACAGGTGTATGTTGTCAGCATTGCTAAATTTGCATTGTATTTATAAGTTACAAATAAAATCTCCAAAATGTGTACTTAGACATAAACACCAACACAGACTCCTGTATGCTTGTTGAAATGTGGTGATGTGCCAGACCCTTGCTTCTCAGGTGCACATAGCAATACTGTTTGAATATTGGTTGTAAAATGGGTAAGTTTTATCCTCGGACTTCAGCTCTTTCATATGGGGGCTTTTGCAATCTGTTCTAACTACTTGGCATGCCTCTGTTTGTTGTCTGTCTCTTGTGCATACAAAGCCTAGTTTCTAAGGGAAATAAGcttgtgtgtattttttaatagatatttcTGAACATTGAAGTACTTGCTATGCTAAGGAAacaggaaagattaaaaaacagaTAAATCCCTAAGTGGGAAATATCTTGATGGCAATTTAAGAAGTGATCTGATTATTTGTCTtaaacagaaacatgttttgaaaattctactaccctctttttttttctttttttcttttttcttttttctttttttctttttttcttttttttctttttttcttttttcttttttcttttttctttttttcttttttttcttttttttctttttttttcttttttttttcttttttttttctttttttaaagcatttctgtcttcaaagtaTGTTGTCCTGTTCAAAAGTAGAGCTTGGGAGTGGGGCTTGTCATTTGAAATGTAGCAACATGACCTCTAATCccaaattgcttttatttttacagttttgtagtTTCTTAATGTTGGTGCTTTGTGAActgcaagatgaaaaaaaaaaaaaaaagaaaaagtcttcattccttgttttgctcAGAGCTGAGTGCAGTCATATATTGCACTAGATTTCACTGTTCAGTTGTTATTTGCATGCCATTttcataaaaccaaaatgaaggAGGAGAGCCAGTGATCCAAAGAACAGAGGTGGGAGGGATCTGGGCACACAGGGAGCTTGTCTCTCAttgttttattgaaatatatATTGGGAGAAGAATTAGGTGGAAACTGCTTCTAAAGGTGTGTCTCTTTTATTTGTAATATATTCAGGCTTTACAAATTTAAAGTAGGTCTGCCAGGAAATCTCTATTGAAAGTCCAAATTTGGGCATGATTACTGTGAAAGTTTCACTCTCCCTTGTGGGGAAATAGAAAGTGTGGTTGCAGAGAAGCATATAAGCAATTTTATCACAGTGTGCCACGGGCAGTAGCCATCTGTCATGCTTGTGAGCAAGAGCTCTTGCCAGTAGAGCAGGGAAGTGTAGTTGatactgtaaaataaactgGTAGATGATGAAAGGGGAACAAATGCCTTTGAATATTCGAATTCTTTACTATGCCAGACCTGACCAGGAGGAACCTTTTGTGGAGGTATGTTCAACTGTGTCCCTGTTTGAACAACTTGGATCTAATACAGCACTTCTGCCCTAGTAAAAAATGTGCTGCTTACTCAGATGAATTTTAATAGGGTATTTCCACCCCAGGTAGCTTGCTTTCTCAGTCCCgtaaaatctttaaaagattttgtAGGTTCAGTTTCTGTAGTGGTTGATTCTTTCCATTTGTCTCTGCTTTTGCGTGGTCTGTAAATATATGATCTTGTAGATTCCTTTTCTTGCAGTTGTTGACTCTGAACTTCATTCAGACGTGCACTTCAGTTACAGACTGACTAGGTATCTATGCAGTGAAGAGAGGGGTTTGTCTCTCTTGGGAGCTGATTTGCAATTTACAACTGTGTTAGTGGGTTTTCTGTGGTTGCCTACGTCTGAGAGTTTGGTTGCATTTTGCTAGGTACCTGTTGCTGATTGATTTACTGTGATATTTCCCCCCCACTCCTACGGGGAGACTACTCCTAGAAAATAGTCTTCAAAAGAGGAGTTGAAtacttttgatttaaaatgaaaaaggtgtttgttaaaaaaaaaattaaaaaaaatggcctgggagaagggaaggataACCATTCAGGAGGTGGAAAAAGAACAAggataaaagcagaaagaccATTTTCCTTTGacagtttgttggttttttttttttaaaataatcttaatttTGCAGTGCAAACCTTCCCTGAAATGGGCCATGTGTAAAATTTTCCAGCACAGAATTCTCTTCAGTCTCAGAAGACCCAGGACTAGATTCCACTGAGcctgggctggaggggcagGATGCAACCGTACAGCTTTTGCAGTATCACCGGCGAGAATACCCGTACTGCCCGGGTGCACAGGGGCACGTCACAGCGTTAGTTCTGCAGGCTGGATTTTGCCCTGCGGTCCTgccctcttctcttttcctaacTCCGCTGTGTGTATCGGAGTGCCGGTGCCCAGGTGCCCTGCTCGGAGTGGCTGCCCTGGGCTCAGCTTCAGGCGTCTGCCGGTGAATGCAGGCTGGACGTGAGCACGTGCAGTGGACCTGTTGCTCCCATCCCCCTGGAGATGCTAGGTGTGACTGGCAGCGTTAGGGCTTTTTCCTACGCACAGTGAACTCCTCGCCGGTCCTGGTCTTCGTGAAAAGCtcctttctgtgctttgtgACATGGTTAAATCTGCACCTGGAGTCAGTCCAGTGCATTTGCTTTCTCGCCTGTGGGGCAGGTGTGTGTAGGACCTCCAGGCACTTCTTGGCAATTGTCTCAGCTGTTGACAGCTTCTGCAAGTTCAAGCAGTGATCGTGAGGGTGCGGAGGAGTTATGCAAAACTTTATCCATGTGTAACATGGAAGTCGTTTGGAAGCCATATTTGCAGGGAGGTGTAGCCGCGGCGCGGCATGCTCTGCAGCCACATCTTGAGGTTCCTGCTCCCAAGACCTCTGTGGTGACAAGCTCGTGGAAGGAAGGCGGTTTAAggtttcctgtttgttttgtagTTAGGCCCCCTtgcttccccttttctttctcagtggCCTCCTCTCTGAGCTCTTGCTGTTGCTTCCCATTTGCTGTGGTGGCACCGAGCCCCAGGTAAAGCCCCGCTGCCGGGCACGGTGCACCTCGTCTCATCTCCCGGTGCTGCGCGGAGCTAAGCGCCCCGAGCTGCACTGCAGGGTCAGCAGCTTGCCAGCTGTGCAGGATGATGCCCTCTGCCAGCTTGGGAGGgagccaggacagcagcagcttGTTGGGAGCCAGGACACCCAGACTGCGGCCGGCGAGGGGTGAGGCAGCGTCCTCCTGTCCGCGGTCAGCTCcgtgctgccagctcctgccctgcaccACATTTGGGCTCCTGTTTGCTGCCCGTGCCACGTGGGGTTCGGAGTTTGTCCCCTGTCTCTCTCAGCACCTTGTAGACTGCCGAGTCCTTTTATAGAGAAGCATGAAGCGTATGGACTCGGATTCTCATTTTGTTTCTAGCTTTGTGGGAAAAGGTAGTGCATTTACCTGTAGTTGCTGGAAAGAAGTCTGTGCTTCCTTTTATAAGTATTTAAATTCAAACCTGGtgttagaaatatttatatggactcaccttttaaaatactacGATTTTCTCGCTTTATACTTAAGCAAAGGAATATGTAGAAGTTTCCAAAGAGCTGTTTGATCGTTTTCAACtaagaatgtattttatatagaGCTTGACACTCAGAATGAGTATTTTCAAGAACTTGCATAAACTGGATGCTCAAAATCTTACTTAGTACATTTCCTACAAGACAGAGCTTCGAAATACCTGTTCAAGctgatttacatttttacttctttgctATATTcattctgtttcagtttgtaTACACAAACCCATGTCTGAGTCAgtaaagaaaatcaggaaaatgttgctggtttaataaaaaggagaagtgaaattttaaactttttcataTAATGCTCGTGCATTAGCAcctgagaaaataattaatgtaCTCAACTAGCTGcatgagagaaaacaaagaagctTCTGTGTCCTCCTTATTTAGAGTCCCACGAGACATCTAGTTCAGATGCGTGTAGTGTGCCTCAGAAGCAGAAGGTGCACTTTAGCTTTCTGACTTGGGACCGAGTATGTCTGAGACAGACACTGATGTCACCTGGTTACTTCAATGTTTATTAATCCCAAGGAACTCTACAGCTGTGGGAGGTCACCAGAGCATGAAGAAATTCTGGCCGTGATGTCTCAAAGACACCTTGCCAGATAAGTTTTTCCCTATTTGGTTAAGGCTGCCTGTGCTGGATAAAACTGTCCCATACAGTGGTTTTGCTCCACAGAGTGTAACAGCTGAGGAGtatgttgttttaaattaatttgcttcAACAGAGGATTGACAGCATAAGAGCTATGCTTTAGGTTGGACAATTGTTCTCTTGCCTCAGATCATTACTGTAGAAGAAGCAAAACGACGAAAGAGCGTTTGCAGTTACTATGAAGAAGAAGATGACGATACTTTGCCTGTCTTAAAGCATCACAGCGCTCTCCTGGAGAATATGCACATAGAGCAGGTATGGCTAGAAAGACCTCAAGTTTCTTTGTTAGCTGTGGTCCTGTCTCTGCCAAGTGTGGGACATTCTGCCTTCTGGAGGCAGTACCAATGCTTTTTAAGAGTTTGGAAAGTACTTAGTATGTTGGAGTGTCCTTGTGCAAGGTCCTGTTTTGCTGCGGGACTGGCTCACCTGGAAagcttatttttatgttttgcaaCTCTGGAGTTTGACTTGTGATATTGAGGACTGGCAACTCTTTCAGTGCCCAGAGAGGGGGTGCCAGTTTTGAAATCTCTTTTACAGGTGATGTGAATGCAGACAGTTGGGCTCAGAGTACAAGGCCCACATGCATGTTAAGCTGAGATGTTAAGCTGCTGGCATCAGCCCTTCCCTTGACAGCCGTTTTTTGGCTCAGAAgcccctgcagaaagggaataGTCTGGGGCACCACCTGTGACCCAACCTGTTGAATATGTAACCATTTCCCCCTGTTCATTGCCCAGCTTGCCCGGCGCTTGCCCGCACGAGTGCAGGGATATCCGTGGCGGCTTGCGTACAGTACACTGGAGCACGGGACTAGTTTGAAGACTCTCTACCGTAAATCAGCATCTCTCGACAGTCCAGTTCTCCTTGTCATCAAGGATATGGACAACCAGGTAAGGAGTGCTTGTTCTGCGAGGGTTGGACTGAAAGGGCAACACTATAAAAAGTTATCATTATGAAGTGCTAGTCATGCTGTGAAGTGACATCATGCCAAAATAAGACActggtgtttgttttcttttatattttctacTGGTTAAACTTACAGGCAGGAATGTACATCAGCACTAATAGAAATACCCGCCTCAGCTTCATAACTGCAATGAGTGCTCCTTTTAATAGTGCCCATGGATATATCTTCTTTAGGTATGTCAGTTAACAAGCTGTCACAAATAATGCCTCTGTGGAGGTCTAGTACTTCGGCAGCTCCTGGAGTTGGCATTCCTGTTGCTATTGTTGTCATCTGGCTTTTAACTTGCAGGATACAAAAGATTTGCAGGAGTACTTGCTCATCTGATGTACTTTACTAGTTGGTTCTTCTAACATGAAACACCATCTCAGTTGTTCTttagaaagtattttgaaatgtttgggctttttctcttaaattttgCACTATCCTCAAAAGTACTTTAATCATTTTATTCTGACAGATATTTGGAGCGTATGCTACACATCCCTTCAGGTTTAGTGACCATTACTATGGCACTGGTGAAACATTCCTCTACACATTCTGTCCAAATTTCAAGGTAAGTGGGTGTTCACTTTCTCAAATAAGATTTTTAGGTTCCACTTCTGAAACATTTATGAGATTTTTATGGAGACAGCATATCTGAGTTAAGAAGATGTGCTGGCTGTTGGTGAATGCAGTTAATCACTCATTGCTTCAATGCAATGCTTTAAGCAAAAGTGGCTGTAATTATCTGAAGTGCCGAGAGGACAGTTTGTAAGGGTGAGGAGAGGGTTTTAAATGGATTGAAGGGGaaagcagggaggagtgagtggACTGTCAAAGGCTCACCTTGGAAGGCAGTGATACCAAGAATAGGGTATAATTTCACATGTGCTTAGGATCAAAGTGGCAACAAACCAGAAATAAGAGTGCTACTGAAGTACCCCTTAATGTTCATGACTTAGCATTTTTCAATATtgaacacatttttcctttttaacagaATGCCTGTTGATTTAGAGATGcaatgagaattttaaaaaggtttagGGTGCCTTGTTCATAGCTTTAAGTACGTATTGTTCCTTTACATTCTACCTATTACCTCCTGCTCCTCcccctacaaaaaaaaaaaaaaaaaaaatgaccatATCAAAAAATACCTGCTAAGAGTCAGTCCCCAGTAGTTTTCACAGTCCAAatatatttggggttttttcccctcctcaggtATTCAAATGGAGTGGAGAGAACACCTACTTCATCAATGGAGACACCAGCTCTCTGGAGCTCGGAGGTGGAGGGTGAGTGAATATTTGGTTTTCAAATCACGtagctaacttttttttttttttttttttttaaatgagactaGGAACAATGATAGTTGCAAGAAAAACTAATCAGTAAAATGGCTGCACTTACTTTTAGTAAACTGTTCAGGGCAGATACCTCAGCAATCTGATTTCTGTTACAGACCCACAGTAATTTCCATTGCTTAAGGAGAATGACTGATGTTAGGCAAGtagggtttgttgtttggtttttttagctAGAAAAAATCCCAGATGTTTTGGGTAGATATGTGTCTCATTGCTGAAGCGGTTTGCCACTGAAAGATAATCTCTAATGACAGTTTTGCCATCAGCTTCTAAGGTTTCTCACATGGTCCTTATTAAATTGTCATTATTCCATGGGTACACAGAGCAAGGATACAGACAGTTCTTAATCGGGTCCTGAGTTTCAAAGGTCAGTGGGTATGAAATCAAGGCCTAAGGCTATACGACTTAACTAAAGCTGACTGCAGGCTGCACCACGGAACATCTGGGCATGATTTGCATCAGGAGTGTGTATacaccccccctcctcctcctaaACCAGAAGGGGCCTAGTCCACATCCAAACAGCCAAGGAAGGGACCCCAACGCCTGCACCCTCGTCTCAGCCTCAGCCACAGCTGGCGGTGCAAACAGCTGAACGGTACAGGGGGCTGCAGGCGCACGCTCGGTCCTGCGCTCTGCCCCGCTCGCTGGCACAAACAAAAGTGAGGGGACTGCTCCGCGAGGTTCTTGGCAAGTTGCTTTGCCAGGATTGAGCTCTTCACGTTCAGTCTAAGAGGTCCTCAGAATTACCTAGATTCCTCCTTGTCGCTGCTCTGGTTGTTCCTACAGCTTCCAGTATTTTTACTGTTATATATAACctgaatttttttgtgtatttcttttttagtggccggtttgggttatggttagatGCAGATTTGTATCACGGGCGAAGCAACTCCTGCAGCACCTTCAATAATGACATCTTATCTAAGAAAGAAGATTTCATAATACAAGATGTAGAAGTATGGACATTTGAGTGAAATACTGACTGCCTTAAGGACTGGATCCATTAGGCACTTAAAAGCTAACTAGAAGGTGCAGGCTGCCTCACAATGTTACACGCTTTTTCCTCAAGTTTGTACCAGAGCATGACTacgcaaaaaaaccccaaccaaccaacccaagaaaaaacagagctggTTTTGAGAGGCAGTAAGAGACAGAACAGTAAGAGATCAGTCTGAAGTCTTTTTTACTTCTAACGCTCCTCCATCGAAGATACGATGCTTATGAAAACATTCATGGTGTATAGGTTGAAAACGTTTTCTGTAACTGTGAAAAAGATCCTGTGGGAAAACTATAACTATCTAGTACATTCCATGTGTATTTATGTTCAACGTACAAATGCTaaccaaaaataaaaggttACTTTACCAAAATCTACAGCATACTGTTTGCCATGGAAAAGAATCACAAATAGGTGTATACAGCACTTATGggaacatgtttttaaaatctttttatttattgttattgtatagcagattatttttttttgtaaatgcattAGCTAtgagtttttccttttaatatttcaaatctCAATTTGATAAATAGTTACTCTTCAGGTAGATTTCTTATGCCTTGGTGTTTATTCTGAGTCAATTTATTTGATTTCTGAcgttaatttttgtatttttattttgtaaatgagatttggtttttgttttaccCTAATTAGAGGGTTTGTTTTCTGGCAGAAACACTTGAGTGCAtaattctgttttggtttttttctgagggagAAAGTGGATAGTGCTTCTTATTAACTCTGCTGCCACATTCCTGTTAATAGgaataataatattattttgGCAGTGTATGGAGACATTGGGCAAACTGCCACCTACTATAGACTGTATCAGCTCTGTTGCAGTCAACAGAATGGGGACAGCACGCTCTGAGCATCTGCCCTTGTATTATTTGACTGTTTACGAAGGACAGTTCTAAGAGAGGATTGTTTTTCTGTATCACCACCAAATGATTCAAAATAAGCCACCCACTGTGCTTTTATGAGCATTTCTCTACAAATTGAAGAATTTgttaaggagaaaatacaattgAGATTTAGAGAAGAATGCTATTTCCCTAACAGGCCAGATCATGTTAGTGTAATACTTCTTTTCTTAGTAATTATATATATGATTTCCTTCCCAAAAAAGACTTGAAGCAACAGGCTGGTTTAGGATTTGATGGGCAACTAAatattcttctttgtttttcatgaaataatcGGAtacttcccccctcccccgcaacgctaaagagaaaaagactccatgttacaaaatgaaaatttcagtaAATAGGGAGAGTGTGACAGAGAACTGGCAATCTTTACTGTTTGCTAAGGAATTCTCTTTTCCCATTaagctctggttttgtttacaCAAACCAGGCCTGACCAACATTAGGACACTGTCCTGCCCTTAGACTCAAATATGCCATTGTCCTGAGAAAGGCAGGGTTTAGAAACGGTAGTGTGTTTTCATGCGTTAAAACAGTACAGTCTAATTTTGGAATATTATTAACTGAGTAATACAACTCAATGTAGTTACTGCTCTTCCCTTTttgatttaacaaaaaaaaaggccaagtgGTTTTCTTTCAAGAGCATTACTAAATCTTAATTCTGCACATAAATTTCACAGTCTAAAATGCTATATACAGTAAGCCTATAACACGCTGCACGTGAGCTTTTCACACTTCCCTTCTATGTGGTCTACTGCATCCATAAATAAAGTTCTTACTGGTagtgctgtaaaatatttttggaagtcGCTAACAG containing:
- the NCOA7 gene encoding nuclear receptor coactivator 7 isoform X4, whose product is MMKGEQMPLNIRILYYARPDQEEPFVEIITVEEAKRRKSVCSYYEEEDDDTLPVLKHHSALLENMHIEQLARRLPARVQGYPWRLAYSTLEHGTSLKTLYRKSASLDSPVLLVIKDMDNQIFGAYATHPFRFSDHYYGTGETFLYTFCPNFKVFKWSGENTYFINGDTSSLELGGGGGRFGLWLDADLYHGRSNSCSTFNNDILSKKEDFIIQDVEVWTFE